Proteins encoded in a region of the Alphaproteobacteria bacterium genome:
- a CDS encoding ABC transporter ATP-binding protein/permease encodes MNLRKNPFIDLTTLSWRYAEGQRGKFVLFYSLSILANFVLLLLPVVLGQIFTVLQEGGPDVKENLAIWTFAYALIIVGYWAFHGPSRHMERQLAFKIREHYITEKYNLVMSLPAKWHQENHTGETLNRIIKSADSLYDFSQTQFNYIMYIITFFVPIIALAFVSFWVAFVAFISCWLAVAVIWHFDKALVTLLDEENNLVHRFTGVITDYINNATTILSLKIVGRSNDEIRRAFSKIKPVLFQSIHINESKWFSLALCRTIIEIMILFLFLMLESRENSAALVGTSVMVYQYLRRLSDTAVGFADSYERIIRWRSGCQSIAPLQAAYDNMPKPEPLRPIEKDWQLIKVRDVEFYQENRDFHKPVHILKHVDIDIHAGQKIALVGESGAGKSSLLGILAGLYESQGTVEIDGTEPRNIIQMSQLVTLIPQDPEIFANTIRYNVATGLMHDDEKLIEAVRMVNFEAIASRYPKFLDTDIRERGVNLSGGEKQRLALARGVFIGLDTNSSIMLLDEPTSSVDSATEREIYEQLFAGFKDRAIISSVHRLHLLELFDWVYVMEDGKIVEQGTFNELIDHEGELHRMWKFYNRKNEII; translated from the coding sequence ATGAATTTGCGTAAAAATCCTTTTATAGATTTAACGACATTAAGCTGGCGCTATGCGGAAGGGCAGCGTGGCAAATTTGTCCTGTTTTACAGCCTGTCTATCCTTGCGAACTTTGTGCTACTCCTGCTACCTGTAGTATTAGGGCAAATTTTCACCGTTTTGCAAGAAGGCGGCCCTGATGTAAAAGAAAATCTTGCAATATGGACGTTTGCCTACGCATTAATTATTGTGGGTTATTGGGCGTTTCATGGCCCTTCGCGCCACATGGAGCGCCAACTCGCCTTCAAAATCCGCGAACATTATATTACCGAAAAATACAATTTGGTTATGTCCCTGCCCGCTAAATGGCATCAAGAAAATCACACCGGCGAAACGTTAAATCGCATCATCAAATCTGCCGATTCGCTCTATGATTTCAGCCAGACGCAATTTAACTACATTATGTATATTATTACGTTTTTCGTACCCATTATTGCGTTGGCTTTTGTTTCTTTCTGGGTGGCATTTGTTGCTTTTATATCCTGTTGGCTGGCTGTGGCTGTTATTTGGCACTTCGACAAAGCGCTGGTTACCTTACTTGACGAAGAAAACAACCTTGTGCATCGCTTTACAGGGGTGATTACCGATTATATTAACAATGCGACAACTATATTAAGCCTTAAAATTGTGGGACGAAGCAATGATGAAATTCGCCGCGCATTTTCTAAAATAAAACCCGTGTTGTTTCAAAGCATTCATATCAACGAAAGCAAATGGTTTTCGTTAGCGCTCTGTCGCACCATCATTGAAATAATGATTTTGTTCTTGTTTTTAATGCTGGAAAGCAGAGAAAACTCAGCCGCGCTGGTGGGAACCAGCGTTATGGTCTATCAGTATCTGCGTCGCCTTAGCGATACCGCTGTTGGCTTTGCCGACTCGTATGAACGCATTATTCGCTGGCGCTCGGGGTGCCAATCCATTGCGCCGTTGCAGGCGGCATATGATAATATGCCCAAACCTGAGCCGCTGCGTCCCATCGAAAAAGACTGGCAACTTATCAAGGTTCGGGACGTTGAGTTTTACCAAGAAAACCGCGACTTTCATAAACCAGTGCATATCTTGAAACATGTTGACATCGATATTCATGCCGGACAGAAAATTGCCCTTGTTGGCGAAAGTGGCGCAGGCAAAAGTTCACTTCTGGGAATTTTAGCCGGACTTTACGAGTCGCAAGGCACCGTAGAGATAGATGGAACAGAACCGCGCAATATTATACAAATGTCGCAGTTGGTTACGCTCATACCCCAAGATCCCGAAATTTTTGCTAATACCATTCGCTACAATGTGGCCACCGGATTGATGCACGATGATGAAAAATTAATTGAAGCAGTGAGAATGGTAAATTTTGAAGCCATTGCCTCACGTTACCCCAAATTTTTGGATACCGATATTCGCGAGCGTGGAGTAAATCTGTCGGGAGGCGAAAAACAACGATTAGCATTAGCACGTGGCGTGTTTATTGGGCTGGATACCAATAGCAGCATCATGCTTTTGGATGAGCCTACCAGTAGTGTGGATAGTGCAACCGAACGTGAAATTTACGAGCAATTATTTGCAGGCTTTAAAGACCGTGCCATTATTTCTTCGGTTCACAGACTGCACCTTCTTGAGCTTTTTGATTGGGTATATGTGATGGAAGACGGGAAAATCGTCGAACAAGGCACATTTAACGAACTTATTGACCATGAGGGTGAGTTGCACCGAATGTGGAAGTTCTATAACCGCAAAAACGAAATAATTTAA
- the pyrF gene encoding orotidine-5'-phosphate decarboxylase, producing the protein MNENCSPIICALDTTDIQQARTLTSQVRDSIGAIKLGLEFFTANGSAGVSKLAAENMPIFLDLKFHDIPNTVASAIRSTAGINTFMMTVHTMGGRAMLQSAIDASMEVAEQTGKERPLIIGVTVLTSLDHADLSMVGLRDEVHDQVRRLADLAQSCRLDGVVCSPYEISLLREHCGDDFTLVVPGIRPADSHSNDQKRVMTPKEALNKVADYLVIGRPITHAKSPENAAKVICAALQ; encoded by the coding sequence ATGAATGAAAATTGCAGCCCCATAATTTGCGCATTGGATACTACCGACATACAGCAGGCGCGCACTCTTACCTCGCAAGTGAGAGATAGTATTGGTGCCATCAAGTTGGGGCTAGAGTTTTTTACTGCTAATGGCAGTGCGGGCGTATCGAAACTGGCAGCAGAAAATATGCCTATTTTTCTTGATTTGAAATTTCACGATATTCCCAATACTGTTGCCAGCGCCATTCGCTCTACTGCAGGGATCAATACCTTCATGATGACGGTTCACACCATGGGTGGTCGCGCCATGCTGCAATCTGCTATTGATGCCTCGATGGAAGTAGCAGAACAAACCGGCAAAGAGCGGCCATTAATTATAGGTGTCACCGTGCTAACCAGTTTGGATCATGCCGATTTAAGTATGGTCGGCCTGCGGGATGAAGTGCATGATCAAGTGCGCCGCCTTGCCGATTTGGCGCAAAGCTGCCGTTTGGATGGTGTAGTATGCTCCCCTTATGAAATTTCATTGCTACGTGAACATTGCGGTGATGATTTTACCTTGGTTGTACCTGGGATACGCCCCGCAGACAGCCACAGCAACGATCAAAAACGCGTGATGACACCCAAAGAAGCATTAAATAAAGTTGCAGATTATTTAGTGATTGGTCGCCCCATCACCCATGCAAAATCTCCTGAGAATGCCGCCAAAGTCATTTGTGCTGCACTGCAATAA
- a CDS encoding dihydroorotase has translation MTTPQFIRPTWKLDATKRTAYTNARLYDAESGLDTMGALLTEGNIIADFGADLFKDGVPEDIETIDCKGKLLSPGLLDIQVHFREPGQEYKETLETGSKSSAAGGVTTVVCMPNTKPVIDDVSILEFLHRRARETAYVNVKAYGAVSMNMEGEALTEMGMLVEAGACGFTDDGLPVMNAQLMRQALAYSRELGVPIAQHAEDLHLSAGGCMNEGAISAKMGVAGIPNASEAVIVARDILLTELTGGQYHVLHISTAEAVEEVRRAKRKGLKVTCEAAPHHFTLTDEAVLEYRTFSKMNPPLRAQKDRDAILAGLKDGTIDAIATDHAPHDQESKRVPLSQAAFGIVGLETMLPVSLTALYHTGFMPLRDVMAAMTYKPADIIHAESGRLRKGAIADLTLIDLDYEWEIDPKLFVSKSQNSPYSGYKAKGRAIRTVVAGETVFMLGNK, from the coding sequence ATGACCACCCCACAATTCATACGCCCCACATGGAAACTCGATGCGACAAAACGCACCGCATATACAAATGCGCGGCTCTATGATGCCGAAAGCGGATTAGACACTATGGGTGCATTATTAACCGAAGGCAACATCATCGCAGATTTTGGTGCAGATTTATTTAAAGATGGTGTACCGGAAGACATTGAAACTATTGATTGTAAAGGAAAATTGCTATCGCCAGGCCTACTGGATATTCAGGTGCATTTTCGTGAACCAGGACAGGAATATAAAGAAACACTGGAAACCGGTAGCAAGTCCTCAGCCGCAGGCGGCGTGACCACTGTAGTATGTATGCCCAACACCAAACCCGTAATTGATGATGTTTCAATTTTAGAATTCCTGCATCGCCGCGCCCGTGAAACTGCTTATGTTAATGTTAAGGCCTATGGTGCGGTAAGCATGAACATGGAAGGCGAGGCGCTTACCGAAATGGGTATGCTGGTAGAAGCTGGTGCGTGTGGCTTTACCGATGACGGCTTGCCTGTAATGAATGCCCAGCTAATGCGGCAAGCATTGGCTTATAGTCGGGAACTCGGCGTTCCCATCGCACAGCACGCTGAAGATTTACATCTATCCGCCGGTGGCTGCATGAATGAAGGGGCTATATCAGCAAAAATGGGGGTGGCGGGTATTCCTAATGCTTCAGAGGCGGTGATCGTTGCACGCGATATACTGCTTACCGAACTTACCGGCGGACAATATCATGTGCTGCATATCTCCACTGCCGAAGCGGTAGAAGAAGTGCGCCGCGCAAAACGAAAAGGCTTAAAAGTAACATGCGAAGCAGCGCCACATCACTTCACCCTCACCGACGAAGCGGTGTTAGAATATCGCACATTCAGCAAAATGAACCCACCGCTTCGCGCACAAAAAGACCGTGATGCTATTTTGGCAGGACTCAAAGACGGAACCATTGACGCCATTGCAACCGACCACGCTCCGCACGATCAGGAATCTAAGCGAGTACCTTTGTCACAAGCGGCATTTGGCATTGTGGGGCTGGAAACCATGTTGCCCGTATCACTTACTGCGCTTTACCATACCGGCTTTATGCCTTTGCGCGACGTAATGGCCGCTATGACGTATAAACCGGCAGATATTATTCATGCTGAATCCGGACGTTTGCGCAAAGGGGCAATCGCAGATCTTACGCTTATAGATTTAGACTATGAATGGGAAATTGACCCTAAGCTATTTGTTAGTAAATCGCAAAATTCTCCCTATAGTGGATATAAGGCAAAAGGCCGCGCTATACGCACTGTTGTAGCCGGTGAAACTGTTTTTATGCTTGGCAATAAATAA
- a CDS encoding trehalose-6-phosphate synthase — MTKSDSFGGRTLIYSNRPPTAGSSGGAQEVIEASNPTWWVGPEAVDDRLWHVMEEHEREAHTLHGDPDANEKPSYDVITFPTPKTLEQAQYKTISNEILWPVAHSIAPNSSKTIEEIENAYFNGYLPHNDLANIAIHHMIDEHQLTSDDRVWVHDYQCSNVPGMIYSNHIPWPSVDFLETVSFPHKEPEEENVNLLDSTFYRDYIELASSRALATFQRPVDQANFIMTAAYVAGGDKHFSIESDHPDLQNLPHDVRDPQKRPALQEALLSEISIGTATPLMLFGDKMTVMNVPVGQATELTHEEAKHNESALNKTRFKHEGDEFAIFNASLCEGKTVNLTASNPADFSTQNQPTLSDLVEPVRGRDWVLSVHRNDYTKGTLTKLEAAEKVLETNDNATFLFILQPTREDVAGYKEYAEDVFNKAADIRERFGDKSVVIIPEAVKHNDILGLMRQPEMRGFMGLGHKDGHDLTVREVVDANDAGSAIGVIASSGIGASDVLGDENKGAFVINDPKNADEVAVALNQILDSENAAELTKRFDFMKQRSTQFDAANFSRSIDTAYPDAMEHRFGEEWKQNFEQPNGEYVDHQAMAHAVETTVPQYIRNILKGEQAASELSR; from the coding sequence ATGACAAAATCCGATAGTTTTGGTGGTCGCACCCTAATTTATAGTAATCGCCCTCCCACTGCTGGTTCCTCAGGTGGGGCGCAAGAGGTAATTGAAGCCTCCAACCCAACATGGTGGGTTGGACCCGAAGCAGTGGATGATCGTTTGTGGCATGTGATGGAAGAACACGAACGTGAAGCGCACACACTTCACGGAGACCCCGATGCAAATGAAAAGCCGTCATATGACGTAATTACTTTTCCCACCCCAAAAACGCTGGAACAAGCGCAATATAAAACCATATCTAACGAGATATTGTGGCCGGTTGCTCACTCTATTGCGCCCAATAGCAGCAAAACCATAGAAGAAATAGAAAATGCCTATTTTAATGGCTATTTACCGCATAACGATTTAGCAAATATTGCCATTCATCATATGATAGACGAACACCAGCTAACCAGTGATGATCGTGTGTGGGTGCATGATTATCAATGTTCTAATGTACCGGGAATGATTTATTCTAACCACATTCCATGGCCAAGCGTAGATTTTTTGGAAACAGTCAGCTTTCCACATAAAGAACCTGAAGAAGAGAACGTCAACCTACTCGATAGCACGTTTTATCGTGACTATATAGAGCTTGCCAGTAGCCGCGCATTGGCCACTTTCCAGCGTCCGGTTGATCAGGCAAATTTTATTATGACTGCGGCCTATGTGGCAGGAGGCGACAAACATTTTTCTATTGAATCAGATCATCCGGATTTGCAAAACCTGCCGCATGATGTGCGTGACCCACAAAAGCGCCCTGCCCTGCAAGAAGCATTACTAAGCGAAATTTCTATTGGCACCGCCACGCCATTAATGCTCTTTGGTGACAAAATGACAGTGATGAATGTGCCGGTGGGACAGGCCACAGAACTTACGCATGAAGAAGCCAAGCACAATGAATCAGCACTCAACAAAACTCGCTTTAAGCATGAAGGTGACGAATTTGCGATATTCAATGCTTCGCTATGTGAAGGTAAAACTGTGAACTTAACCGCTAGTAATCCCGCAGATTTTTCAACACAAAATCAACCGACACTTTCCGATTTGGTGGAGCCCGTGCGCGGGCGGGATTGGGTGCTTTCTGTGCATCGCAACGATTATACAAAAGGCACACTCACAAAACTGGAAGCTGCCGAGAAGGTGCTAGAAACTAATGATAATGCAACATTCTTGTTTATTTTACAGCCCACCCGTGAAGACGTGGCAGGGTATAAAGAATATGCCGAAGATGTGTTCAATAAAGCTGCCGATATACGCGAACGCTTTGGCGATAAAAGTGTAGTGATTATCCCAGAAGCAGTAAAACACAACGACATATTAGGCCTCATGCGCCAACCAGAAATGAGAGGCTTTATGGGCTTAGGCCATAAAGATGGCCATGATTTAACAGTGCGCGAGGTGGTGGATGCTAATGATGCTGGCTCTGCCATTGGTGTGATAGCATCATCTGGCATTGGCGCTTCCGACGTGCTGGGCGACGAAAATAAAGGTGCATTTGTCATAAACGACCCCAAAAATGCTGATGAAGTAGCCGTTGCGCTCAATCAGATTCTCGATTCCGAAAATGCAGCAGAACTCACAAAGCGTTTTGACTTTATGAAGCAGCGCTCTACCCAATTTGATGCCGCAAATTTTTCCCGTAGCATCGATACCGCTTACCCCGATGCCATGGAGCATCGCTTTGGCGAAGAATGGAAACAAAACTTTGAGCAGCCTAACGGTGAATATGTAGACCATCAAGCCATGGCGCATGCAGTAGAGACTACGGTTCCTCAATACATACGCAATATTTTAAAAGGTGAACAAGCAGCAAGCGAACTTAGCCGTTAA
- a CDS encoding aspartate carbamoyltransferase catalytic subunit: MATSKNISLTHTNLLGIEGWSAEELTYLLDVADQYVERNRIGQKKSSILKGRTLINLFYENSTRTRTSFELAGKRLGADVINMSVAASSIKKGETLIDTAMTLNAMHPDFIVIRHPESGATQLLSEKVHCCVVNGGDGSHEHPTQALLDALTIRRRVGHIKGLTVAICGDVLHSRVARSNILLLNTMGAKVRIIAPPTLMPSCPEILGAEPFYNMRKGLVDCDIIMMLRIQTERMSKNYFPSIREYFHFYGLDKEKLALAKDNALVMHPGPINRGVEIDSELADDINRSVILDQVEMGVAVRQAVLDVFSRQLKPLIQTN, translated from the coding sequence ATGGCGACTAGCAAAAATATATCTCTCACCCATACCAATTTGCTTGGCATTGAAGGCTGGAGCGCTGAAGAATTAACGTATCTGCTGGATGTGGCAGATCAATATGTTGAGCGCAACCGAATTGGACAAAAAAAATCGTCTATACTCAAAGGCCGTACTCTTATAAATCTGTTTTACGAAAACTCTACCCGCACCCGCACCAGCTTTGAGCTTGCCGGAAAGCGGTTAGGCGCAGATGTCATTAATATGTCGGTAGCGGCCTCGTCTATCAAAAAAGGCGAAACCCTAATTGATACCGCCATGACCTTAAACGCCATGCATCCCGATTTTATTGTGATTCGACACCCCGAAAGCGGCGCGACACAGCTATTATCGGAAAAAGTACATTGCTGTGTGGTCAATGGTGGCGATGGCAGCCACGAGCACCCCACACAGGCATTGCTGGATGCCCTGACAATCCGCCGCCGTGTTGGGCATATTAAAGGGCTTACCGTAGCAATCTGCGGCGATGTGCTGCATAGCCGTGTTGCGCGATCCAATATATTGCTGTTAAACACCATGGGAGCAAAGGTACGCATCATTGCACCGCCTACGCTTATGCCCTCCTGCCCGGAAATACTGGGGGCAGAGCCATTTTATAATATGCGCAAAGGCCTTGTGGATTGCGACATTATTATGATGCTGCGAATTCAGACCGAGCGTATGAGCAAAAATTACTTTCCATCCATTCGAGAATATTTTCATTTTTATGGCTTAGATAAAGAAAAACTGGCGCTGGCTAAAGACAATGCTTTGGTAATGCATCCCGGACCAATTAATCGTGGCGTTGAAATCGACAGCGAACTTGCGGATGACATTAATCGCAGCGTTATTCTTGATCAGGTGGAAATGGGAGTAGCCGTACGCCAAGCAGTGCTTGATGTATTTTCACGTCAATTGAAACCGCTGATACAAACCAATTAA
- a CDS encoding tetratricopeptide repeat protein → MIRISSISQNFHLIVLATSLCVSLSACNTLKQKSTDKDIERMLSEMKGPEVASLDSALLDGAKQAEKAGNYSTAVQFYQQLVEKNPKNSEYQFHLAENMRRMGAYEESAIQYRKILDDKKFQLDAKEGLGLSQMALGEYDVAGDTLADVMEADTTRWRTINAIGILFTIKSMYPEARQYFAEAMVQNPKSASVRNNLGLMEALDKNYPEAIRVLQEASNLARTNNAQRKQTDLNLALVYAISGDLDKAQDSAQPHLNETQLLNNMGYYAHLADDEILAKSYLNMALTSSDKHYEKAWNNLETMNKLTKNAPRRR, encoded by the coding sequence ATGATTCGCATTTCTTCAATCAGCCAAAATTTTCACCTTATCGTCCTTGCCACATCATTATGTGTGTCGCTTAGCGCGTGTAATACGTTGAAACAGAAATCTACCGATAAAGATATTGAGCGCATGTTAAGTGAAATGAAGGGGCCGGAGGTCGCTTCGTTAGATTCCGCATTGTTAGATGGCGCCAAACAGGCAGAAAAAGCGGGAAATTATAGCACTGCAGTGCAGTTTTATCAGCAGCTGGTTGAAAAAAATCCTAAAAATTCTGAATATCAATTTCATTTGGCAGAAAACATGCGTCGCATGGGGGCATATGAAGAATCCGCGATTCAGTATCGTAAAATACTTGATGACAAAAAGTTTCAGCTCGACGCCAAAGAAGGGCTAGGGTTAAGCCAGATGGCTCTGGGCGAGTATGATGTAGCGGGTGACACACTGGCAGATGTGATGGAGGCCGACACAACACGCTGGCGTACCATCAATGCTATTGGCATATTATTCACGATTAAATCAATGTATCCCGAAGCGCGACAATATTTTGCCGAAGCAATGGTGCAAAACCCCAAAAGTGCTTCAGTGCGAAATAACTTAGGGTTGATGGAGGCGTTGGATAAAAACTATCCGGAAGCAATTCGGGTATTGCAAGAAGCAAGCAATCTGGCGCGTACTAATAATGCGCAGCGAAAACAAACAGATTTGAATTTAGCATTGGTATACGCCATTAGCGGAGATTTGGATAAGGCGCAAGATTCTGCACAGCCGCATTTAAATGAAACGCAGCTACTGAATAATATGGGGTATTATGCCCATCTGGCTGATGATGAAATATTAGCCAAAAGCTACCTGAATATGGCGCTTACTTCCAGCGACAAGCATTATGAGAAGGCTTGGAATAATTTGGAAACTATGAATAAACTAACAAAAAACGCGCCGCGCAGACGTTAA